A genomic window from Micromonospora sp. WMMA1947 includes:
- a CDS encoding urease subunit alpha: protein MSAVRRDRYIDLYGPTTGDRIRLADTSLLIEVETDHCVGGDEAVFGGGKVIRESMGQSRATRAEGALDTVITGAVVLDHWGVVKADVGLRDGRIVALGRAGNPDTMPGVHPELVIGPATEVIAGNGRILTAGAVDTHVHFICPEIVTEALASGITTLVGGGTGPAEGTRATTVTPNAWHLARMHEALDTLPVNVLLLGKGNTVSPEALWEQLRAGAGGFKLHEDWGTTPAAIDSCLRVADASGVQVSIHTDTLNEAGFVADTLRAIAGRAIHSYHTEGAGGGHAPDIITVAGEPNVLPSSTNPTRPYTANTLAEHLDMLMVCHHLNPSVPEDLAFAESRIRPSTMAAEDLLHDLGAISIIGSDSQAMGRVGEVILRTWQSAHVMKERVGALPGDGAADNHRARRYVAKYTICAAMANGLDREVGSVEPGKLADLVLWEPAFFGVRPHLVLKGGMIAYAQMGDANASIPTPQPMLPRPMFGAYGAAASATSLAFVAPAALDAGLRLDVRRRVVPVADVRSRGKADLPENDAMPRIEVDPDTFTVRIDGEVVEPDPVPRLPMAQRYFLF, encoded by the coding sequence ACGGGCCGACCACCGGCGACCGCATCCGGCTGGCCGACACGAGCCTGCTGATCGAGGTGGAGACCGACCACTGTGTGGGCGGCGACGAGGCGGTCTTCGGCGGGGGGAAGGTGATCCGCGAGTCGATGGGCCAGTCGCGGGCGACCCGCGCCGAGGGCGCGCTCGACACCGTCATCACCGGTGCGGTGGTGCTCGACCACTGGGGCGTGGTCAAGGCCGACGTGGGTCTGCGCGACGGGCGGATCGTGGCGCTGGGCCGGGCCGGTAACCCGGACACCATGCCCGGCGTGCACCCCGAGCTGGTCATCGGCCCGGCCACCGAGGTCATCGCCGGCAACGGCCGGATCCTCACGGCCGGCGCCGTCGACACCCATGTGCACTTCATCTGCCCGGAGATCGTCACCGAGGCGCTGGCAAGTGGCATCACCACACTCGTCGGCGGCGGCACCGGCCCCGCCGAGGGCACCCGGGCCACGACCGTCACCCCGAACGCCTGGCACCTGGCCCGCATGCACGAGGCGCTGGACACGCTGCCGGTCAACGTGCTGCTGCTCGGCAAGGGCAACACCGTCTCGCCGGAGGCGCTGTGGGAGCAGTTGCGCGCCGGCGCGGGCGGGTTCAAGCTGCACGAGGACTGGGGCACCACACCGGCGGCGATCGACTCCTGCCTGCGGGTGGCGGACGCCTCCGGGGTGCAGGTGTCCATCCACACCGACACCCTCAACGAGGCCGGTTTCGTGGCCGACACGCTGCGGGCGATCGCCGGCCGGGCCATCCACTCGTACCACACCGAGGGGGCGGGAGGCGGGCACGCGCCGGACATCATCACGGTGGCCGGCGAGCCCAACGTGTTGCCGTCGTCGACCAACCCGACCCGGCCGTACACCGCCAACACCCTCGCCGAGCACCTGGACATGCTGATGGTCTGCCACCATCTCAACCCGTCCGTGCCGGAGGACCTGGCCTTCGCCGAGAGCCGCATCCGGCCGTCCACCATGGCCGCCGAGGACCTGCTGCACGACCTCGGCGCGATCTCGATCATCGGCTCCGACTCGCAGGCGATGGGCCGGGTGGGCGAGGTGATCCTGCGAACCTGGCAGAGCGCGCACGTCATGAAGGAGCGGGTCGGCGCGCTACCAGGCGACGGCGCGGCCGACAACCACCGGGCCCGCCGGTACGTGGCGAAGTACACCATCTGCGCGGCCATGGCGAACGGGCTGGACCGGGAGGTCGGCTCGGTCGAGCCGGGCAAACTGGCCGACCTGGTGCTGTGGGAGCCGGCGTTCTTCGGCGTACGACCGCACCTGGTGCTCAAGGGCGGCATGATCGCGTACGCCCAGATGGGTGACGCCAACGCGTCCATCCCGACGCCGCAGCCGATGCTGCCGCGCCCGATGTTCGGGGCGTACGGTGCCGCCGCCTCGGCTACCAGCCTGGCGTTCGTCGCGCCGGCCGCCCTCGACGCCGGGCTGCGCCTCGACGTGCGGCGACGGGTGGTGCCCGTCGCGGACGTGCGCTCGCGGGGCAAGGCGGACCTGCCGGAGAACGACGCGATGCCCCGGATCGAGGTGGACCCGGACACCTTCACGGTGCGGATCGACGGTGAGGTGGTGGAGCCGGACCCGGTGCCACGCCTGCCGATGGCCCAGCGGTACTTCCTGTTCTGA
- a CDS encoding urease accessory UreF family protein — protein sequence MATSSLLLLLADGRFPAGAHAHSGGLEAAVAAGRVTDLATLEAFLAGRLATAGLVGAAFAAAAHRAVTSAGSAVRRSTLALLDAELDARTAAPALRTVSRRQGRALLRAGRAIWPEASFDDLPATPGGAHQPLVLGLLCAAAGLSRAETATVATHGTVTGAASAAVRLLGLDPYQVQALLVGLASRCDGTAAAAARAADDPPERLPAAAAPLADIHAEAHATWEVRLFAS from the coding sequence ATGGCGACGTCGAGTCTGCTCCTGCTGCTGGCCGACGGCCGCTTCCCGGCCGGTGCGCACGCCCACTCGGGCGGCCTGGAGGCGGCCGTCGCCGCCGGCCGGGTCACCGACCTGGCCACGTTGGAGGCGTTCCTGGCCGGCCGGCTGGCGACCGCCGGGCTGGTCGGTGCGGCGTTCGCGGCGGCGGCGCACCGGGCGGTGACCTCGGCCGGTTCCGCCGTACGCCGGTCCACGCTGGCGTTGCTCGACGCGGAGCTGGACGCCCGGACGGCGGCACCGGCGCTGCGTACGGTGTCCCGTCGCCAGGGACGGGCTCTACTGCGCGCGGGCCGGGCCATCTGGCCGGAGGCGTCCTTCGACGACCTGCCCGCCACACCGGGCGGAGCGCACCAGCCGTTGGTGCTCGGGCTGCTCTGCGCCGCCGCCGGCCTGAGCCGCGCCGAGACCGCCACGGTCGCCACCCACGGGACGGTGACCGGTGCGGCCAGTGCTGCCGTACGCCTGCTCGGCCTCGACCCGTACCAGGTCCAGGCACTGCTGGTCGGTCTCGCCTCCCGGTGCGACGGCACCGCCGCCGCGGCGGCCCGGGCCGCCGACGACCCACCCGAGCGGCTGCCCGCGGCGGCCGCGCCCCTTGCCGACATCCATGCCGAAGCTCATGCCACCTGGGAGGTGCGTCTCTTTGCGTCCTGA
- the ureG gene encoding urease accessory protein UreG yields MRPETVAPDADRNPAPHDETVPHTHPEPGVDPHPPLAQAGRALRVGIGGPVGSGKTALVAALCRAFAGELRLGVVTNDIYTTEDADFLKRAGVLDPSRIRAVETGCCPHTAIRDDIGANLDAVDELAEAVGPLDLVLVESGGDNLTATFSRGLVDRQIFVVDVAGGDKVPRKGGPGVTSADLLVINKTDLAPMVGADLSVMDRDARARRGELPTVFLSIVGDTAAGPVADWIRHELAHHAAAHPVAARGGPA; encoded by the coding sequence TTGCGTCCTGAAACCGTTGCGCCCGATGCCGACCGGAATCCCGCCCCGCACGACGAGACCGTTCCGCACACCCACCCCGAACCGGGGGTGGACCCGCATCCGCCGCTGGCGCAAGCCGGGCGGGCGCTGCGCGTCGGCATCGGCGGGCCGGTCGGGTCGGGCAAGACCGCCCTGGTGGCGGCCCTGTGCCGGGCGTTCGCCGGGGAGCTGCGGCTCGGCGTGGTCACAAACGACATCTACACGACCGAGGACGCCGACTTCCTCAAGCGGGCCGGCGTGCTGGACCCGAGCCGGATCCGCGCCGTCGAAACCGGTTGCTGCCCGCACACCGCCATCCGGGACGACATCGGGGCCAACCTCGACGCCGTGGACGAGTTGGCCGAGGCGGTCGGCCCGCTGGACCTGGTGCTGGTCGAGAGCGGCGGGGACAACCTGACCGCCACCTTCAGCCGGGGCCTGGTGGACCGGCAGATATTCGTGGTCGACGTGGCCGGCGGGGACAAGGTGCCGCGCAAGGGCGGACCCGGTGTGACGTCCGCCGACCTGCTCGTGATCAACAAGACCGACCTGGCACCGATGGTGGGCGCGGACCTTTCCGTCATGGACCGGGACGCGCGGGCCCGGCGCGGCGAGCTGCCGACCGTGTTCCTGTCGATCGTCGGCGACACGGCGGCGGGACCGGTCGCCGACTGGATTCGCCACGAACTGGCCCACCACGCGGCAGCGCATCCGGTCGCCGCGCGGGGCGGCCCGGCCTGA
- a CDS encoding urease accessory protein UreD, which yields MRAYARLVARADGRGGTVLAELRGETPLLLRQTPGSGRAVTVYVVGGAAGPLAGDDLRLDIDVGPGAAVRVHTVAASVALPGRPGVASRMAVHAVVRDGGALHWLPEQLVAAAGCAHLAESRVELAAGARLTWRDEVICGRYGEAPGGAVVHTRVDYDGRPLLRQSLAVGPGAPGWAGPAVLGGAPATGSLLVVDPSLSDERATVEGTVARLPLAGGPATLWTATAPDAHTLRAHLDVQVEPLLTEVE from the coding sequence ATGCGCGCGTACGCCCGGCTGGTGGCCCGGGCCGACGGCCGGGGCGGCACGGTCCTCGCCGAGCTGCGCGGTGAGACGCCGCTGCTGCTGCGACAGACGCCCGGCAGCGGTCGTGCCGTGACCGTGTACGTCGTCGGCGGAGCGGCCGGCCCGCTCGCCGGCGACGACCTGCGGCTGGACATCGACGTGGGACCGGGGGCGGCGGTGCGGGTACACACCGTCGCCGCCTCGGTCGCCCTGCCCGGCCGGCCCGGCGTCGCGTCGCGGATGGCGGTCCACGCCGTGGTGCGCGACGGCGGCGCACTGCACTGGCTGCCCGAGCAACTGGTCGCGGCGGCCGGCTGCGCGCATCTCGCCGAGTCCCGGGTGGAGCTGGCCGCCGGGGCGAGGCTGACCTGGCGCGACGAGGTGATCTGCGGCCGGTACGGCGAGGCGCCGGGCGGCGCTGTCGTCCACACCCGGGTCGACTACGACGGCCGGCCGCTGCTGCGCCAGTCGCTGGCAGTGGGACCGGGTGCGCCCGGCTGGGCCGGCCCCGCGGTGCTCGGCGGCGCACCGGCCACCGGGTCGCTGCTGGTGGTGGACCCGTCGCTTTCCGACGAGCGGGCGACGGTCGAGGGCACCGTCGCCCGGCTGCCCCTGGCGGGTGGTCCGGCGACACTGTGGACCGCCACCGCTCCCGACGCGCACACGCTGCGCGCCCACCTCGACGTGCAGGTCGAGCCGCTGCTCACCGAGGTGGAGTGA
- a CDS encoding MarR family transcriptional regulator encodes MSDVPGTPADLLRSLTRAERLLSRRLAVVLADDDLTTEAWRVLCLLADGQGHPMSEVSAEASLPPGTLTKLVDQLVDRNLVFRRIDPLDRRRIRAYLTARGRREHARVDERVRTSLAEAGVPADTALLDHLADLIARLDPAGRRDNAEAAGLRR; translated from the coding sequence ATGTCAGACGTGCCCGGGACGCCAGCCGATCTGCTGCGCTCGCTCACCCGCGCCGAACGGCTGCTCTCCCGCCGGTTGGCCGTCGTTCTGGCCGACGACGACCTGACCACCGAGGCGTGGCGGGTGCTGTGCCTGCTCGCCGACGGCCAGGGCCATCCGATGAGCGAGGTGTCAGCCGAGGCGTCGTTGCCGCCGGGGACCCTCACCAAGCTGGTCGACCAGCTCGTCGACCGTAACCTGGTGTTCCGGCGGATCGACCCGCTGGACCGGCGCCGTATCCGGGCCTACCTGACCGCCCGGGGCCGCCGTGAGCACGCCCGCGTCGACGAACGGGTCCGGACCAGCCTCGCCGAGGCGGGCGTACCGGCCGACACCGCCCTGCTCGACCATCTCGCCGACCTGATCGCCCGGCTCGACCCGGCGGGTCGCCGCGACAACGCCGAGGCGGCCGGCCTTCGGCGTTGA
- a CDS encoding substrate-binding domain-containing protein, with translation MTAPAPPWLTVDRAVVSIALVYPMRGPAGMFGPTCELCAQLAVEEINAGGGVLGREVRLVPVDGGAPPAEVAAQVEALVSMGAVQGVTGWHISSVRQALAPRVAHRVPYVYTALYEGGERTEGVYLTSETPDAQLWPAMRLLAGEQGVRRWFVVGNDYVWPRRTARAAHRYALRGGGRVVGQAFLPLETHDFDDVLRRIERSGADAVVMLLVGADAVRFNRAFARAAMDQRCLRLSTLMDENMLLASGAGATRRLYSTAGFFAGLVTQENLDFHGEFARRFGVEAPPLGSLGESCYEGVMLLAALIGQARTLDVRAIETAADTVAYHGPRGRLQLRRRHVRQRIYLAEADGLDFTVLAQI, from the coding sequence ATGACCGCGCCGGCACCGCCGTGGCTCACAGTCGATCGGGCCGTGGTCAGCATCGCGCTGGTGTACCCGATGCGCGGGCCGGCGGGAATGTTCGGCCCGACCTGCGAACTCTGCGCCCAGCTCGCGGTCGAGGAGATCAACGCCGGTGGCGGGGTGCTGGGCCGCGAGGTGCGGCTGGTGCCGGTCGACGGCGGCGCCCCGCCGGCCGAGGTGGCCGCCCAGGTGGAGGCGCTGGTGTCGATGGGCGCCGTGCAGGGCGTGACCGGCTGGCACATCTCCTCGGTGCGGCAGGCGCTCGCGCCCCGGGTCGCGCACCGCGTGCCGTACGTCTACACCGCCCTGTACGAGGGCGGTGAGCGTACCGAAGGGGTCTATCTGACCAGCGAGACACCGGATGCCCAGCTGTGGCCCGCGATGCGGCTGCTCGCGGGGGAGCAGGGCGTGCGCCGCTGGTTCGTGGTCGGCAACGACTACGTGTGGCCCCGGCGCACCGCGCGGGCGGCCCACCGGTACGCGCTGCGCGGCGGTGGCCGCGTGGTGGGGCAGGCGTTCCTGCCGTTGGAGACGCACGACTTCGACGACGTGTTGCGCCGGATCGAGCGCAGCGGCGCCGACGCCGTGGTGATGCTGCTCGTCGGCGCGGACGCGGTGCGGTTCAACCGGGCGTTCGCGCGTGCCGCGATGGACCAGCGCTGCCTGCGGCTGAGCACCCTGATGGACGAGAACATGCTGCTGGCCAGCGGGGCGGGCGCGACGCGGCGGCTCTACAGCACGGCGGGCTTCTTCGCCGGCCTCGTGACGCAGGAGAACCTCGACTTCCACGGCGAGTTCGCCCGCCGGTTCGGGGTGGAGGCGCCGCCGCTGGGCAGCCTGGGGGAGTCCTGCTACGAGGGCGTGATGCTGCTCGCCGCCCTGATCGGGCAGGCCCGCACCCTCGACGTACGGGCGATCGAGACGGCTGCCGACACGGTGGCGTACCACGGGCCGCGCGGTCGGCTGCAGCTGCGCCGGCGGCACGTGCGTCAGCGGATCTACCTCGCCGAGGCCGACGGCCTCGACTTCACCGTGCTCGCCCAGATCTGA
- the urtA gene encoding urea ABC transporter substrate-binding protein: MSLLRSRRIMAGAMTLVAAVAVTACGSKTSDEGGAAGVTADVSGNTVKVGLLNSLSGTMAISEVTVRDSIMLAVEEINAAGGVLGKKIQPIGEDGASDWPTFAEKAEKLISEDRVAAVFGCWTSASRKAVKPVFEKNKALLFYPVQYEGLEQSPYIFYTGATTNQQIVPGLDYLKAQGTKSVYLVGSDYVFPRTANKIIKAYAAANGMTVVGEDYAPLGSTEFGTIVNKVKSSGAKAVFNTLNGDSNVAFFKEYKSAGLTAAAMPVVSVSIAEEEVKGIGTQYLEGQLTAWNYYQTTPGAANNKFVAAYKAKYGADKPTSDPMEAAYVSVYLWKAMVEKAGTFDVEKVRGASDGITFEAPEGLVTVDGKTQHIAKTARIGKVGADGLITEVWNSGKPIAPDPYLKTYPWASGLS; the protein is encoded by the coding sequence ATGTCACTTCTTCGGAGCCGCCGCATCATGGCGGGTGCCATGACCCTCGTCGCCGCGGTCGCCGTGACCGCGTGCGGCAGCAAGACCAGTGACGAGGGCGGCGCGGCCGGCGTCACCGCCGACGTCTCCGGCAACACCGTCAAGGTGGGCCTGCTCAACTCGCTCTCCGGCACCATGGCGATCAGCGAGGTCACCGTCCGCGACTCCATCATGCTCGCCGTCGAGGAGATCAACGCGGCCGGCGGCGTCCTCGGCAAGAAGATCCAGCCGATCGGGGAGGACGGCGCCTCGGACTGGCCCACCTTCGCGGAGAAGGCCGAGAAGCTCATCTCCGAGGACCGGGTGGCCGCCGTTTTCGGCTGCTGGACGTCGGCCAGCCGCAAGGCGGTCAAGCCGGTGTTCGAGAAGAACAAGGCGCTGCTGTTCTACCCGGTGCAGTACGAGGGTCTGGAACAGTCGCCCTACATCTTCTACACGGGCGCGACGACCAACCAGCAGATCGTCCCCGGGCTCGACTACCTCAAGGCTCAGGGAACGAAATCGGTCTACCTGGTCGGCAGCGACTACGTCTTCCCGCGCACGGCCAACAAAATCATCAAGGCGTACGCGGCGGCGAACGGCATGACAGTGGTCGGCGAGGATTACGCGCCACTCGGATCGACCGAATTCGGCACGATCGTCAACAAGGTCAAGTCGTCCGGCGCGAAGGCGGTCTTCAACACCCTCAACGGCGACAGCAACGTGGCGTTCTTCAAGGAGTACAAGTCGGCCGGGCTGACCGCCGCCGCGATGCCGGTGGTCTCGGTGTCCATCGCCGAGGAGGAGGTCAAGGGCATCGGCACCCAGTACCTGGAGGGCCAGCTGACCGCCTGGAACTACTACCAGACCACGCCCGGCGCGGCGAACAACAAGTTCGTGGCCGCGTACAAGGCGAAGTACGGCGCGGACAAGCCGACGAGCGACCCGATGGAGGCCGCCTACGTCAGCGTCTACCTGTGGAAGGCGATGGTCGAGAAGGCCGGCACGTTCGACGTCGAGAAGGTCCGTGGCGCCTCCGACGGAATCACCTTCGAGGCGCCGGAGGGCCTGGTCACCGTCGACGGCAAGACCCAGCACATCGCCAAGACCGCCCGCATCGGCAAGGTCGGCGCGGACGGCCTGATCACCGAGGTGTGGAACTCCGGCAAGCCGATCGCGCCGGACCCGTACCTCAAGACCTATCCGTGGGCGAGCGGTCTGAGCTGA
- the urtB gene encoding urea ABC transporter permease subunit UrtB — protein sequence MTVLFGQLFTGISIGAVLLLIALGLALTFGQMNVINMAHGEFIMAGAYTTYVLQQSITGAGLSLLVALPVAFVVAGTMGVLLEILLIRRLYARPLDTLLVTWGVSLMLQQLARDIFGSPNVQTRAPDLLTGNVALPGGLTVANNRLFILALALAAVAVLTLALRLTPLGRRIRAVVQNRDLAAVSGVPTARVDRTTFFLGSGLAGLAGVALTLLGPIGPTMGTNLIIDAFLVVVVGGIGQLKGSVIVAFALGVLQATGEYLTTLSVAKVIVFVAIVAFLQWRPQGLFTLRTRSLA from the coding sequence GTGACAGTCCTCTTCGGTCAACTCTTCACCGGCATCAGCATCGGCGCTGTCCTGCTGCTCATCGCGCTCGGGCTGGCGCTGACCTTCGGCCAGATGAACGTCATCAACATGGCGCACGGCGAGTTCATCATGGCCGGCGCCTACACCACGTACGTGCTGCAACAGAGCATCACCGGCGCCGGCCTGTCGCTGCTGGTCGCGCTGCCTGTCGCGTTCGTGGTCGCCGGCACGATGGGGGTGCTGCTGGAGATCCTGCTGATCCGCCGGCTCTACGCCCGGCCCCTGGACACCCTGCTGGTCACCTGGGGCGTGTCCCTGATGCTGCAACAGCTCGCCCGGGACATCTTCGGCAGTCCGAACGTGCAGACCCGCGCGCCGGACCTGCTCACCGGCAACGTGGCCCTGCCCGGCGGGCTGACGGTCGCCAACAACCGGCTGTTCATCCTGGCCCTGGCCCTGGCCGCCGTCGCCGTCCTCACCCTGGCGCTGCGGCTCACCCCGTTGGGGCGCCGGATCCGCGCGGTCGTGCAGAACCGCGACCTCGCCGCGGTGTCCGGCGTACCCACCGCCCGGGTCGACCGGACGACCTTCTTCCTCGGCTCGGGCCTGGCCGGGCTCGCCGGGGTGGCGCTCACCCTGCTCGGCCCGATCGGCCCGACCATGGGCACCAATCTGATCATCGACGCCTTCCTGGTCGTCGTGGTCGGCGGGATCGGGCAGCTCAAGGGCAGCGTGATCGTCGCCTTCGCCCTCGGGGTCCTCCAGGCCACCGGGGAGTACCTCACCACCCTCAGCGTCGCCAAGGTGATCGTCTTCGTGGCGATCGTCGCGTTCCTCCAGTGGCGGCCACAGGGCCTGTTCACCCTGCGGACCAGGAGCCTCGCATGA
- the urtC gene encoding urea ABC transporter permease subunit UrtC, with the protein MTAVTPAPPSTADPPAPAGTAPGSRPGGRSRLRAAAGFAFGAALLFAVAPLALSDFRLALLAKYLCVAMVAVGIGIAWGRGGMLTLGQGVFFGLGGYAMAMHLKLADAGPGGMPDFMQLYGQLDELPVWWRPFASPWFALPATVLLPMAVAFGLGSLVFRRRVRGAYFAILSQALAAAMVILLIGQQGTTGGTNGLTDIQGFFGYDLDDPVNQRMVYFIIAGVLLALLALARQIVHSRYGELLVAVRDSEERVRFLGYDPASVKLVAYVVAAGMAGLAGALFVPAVGIISPALIGIVPSIEFVIGVAVGGRATLLGPVLGAVAVAWARTALSERFPGTWTYLQGLLFVVVVAFLPGGLASLWALARRRAKRAEVETP; encoded by the coding sequence ATGACCGCCGTGACACCCGCGCCGCCGAGCACCGCCGACCCGCCGGCCCCGGCCGGCACCGCACCGGGAAGCCGACCGGGTGGCCGGTCCCGGCTGCGCGCGGCGGCGGGGTTCGCGTTCGGCGCGGCTCTGCTGTTCGCCGTCGCGCCGCTGGCGCTGTCGGACTTCCGGCTGGCCCTGCTCGCCAAGTACCTCTGCGTCGCCATGGTGGCCGTCGGCATCGGCATCGCCTGGGGACGCGGCGGCATGCTCACCCTCGGCCAGGGCGTCTTCTTCGGCCTGGGCGGCTACGCGATGGCCATGCACCTCAAGCTCGCCGACGCGGGTCCCGGTGGGATGCCCGACTTCATGCAGCTGTACGGGCAACTCGACGAACTACCGGTCTGGTGGCGGCCGTTCGCCAGCCCGTGGTTCGCGCTGCCGGCCACGGTGCTGCTGCCGATGGCCGTCGCCTTCGGGCTCGGCTCACTGGTGTTCCGCCGCCGGGTGCGGGGCGCGTACTTCGCCATCCTCAGCCAGGCGCTCGCCGCCGCCATGGTGATCCTGCTGATCGGCCAGCAGGGGACCACGGGCGGCACCAACGGGCTCACCGACATCCAGGGCTTCTTCGGGTACGACCTGGACGACCCGGTCAACCAGCGGATGGTCTACTTCATCATCGCCGGCGTCCTGCTCGCGCTGCTCGCGCTGGCCCGCCAGATCGTCCACAGCCGCTACGGGGAACTGCTGGTGGCGGTACGGGACAGCGAGGAGCGGGTCCGTTTCCTCGGCTACGACCCGGCGTCGGTCAAGCTCGTCGCCTACGTGGTGGCGGCGGGCATGGCGGGCCTCGCCGGCGCGCTGTTCGTGCCGGCGGTGGGCATCATCTCGCCCGCCCTCATCGGCATCGTCCCGTCGATCGAGTTCGTCATCGGAGTGGCGGTGGGCGGCCGGGCCACGCTGCTCGGACCGGTGCTCGGCGCGGTGGCGGTCGCCTGGGCGCGTACCGCCCTCTCCGAACGTTTCCCGGGCACCTGGACGTACCTGCAGGGTCTGCTGTTCGTGGTGGTGGTGGCGTTCCTTCCCGGCGGCCTGGCGTCGCTGTGGGCGCTGGCCCGCCGCCGCGCGAAGCGGGCGGAGGTGGAGACACCGTGA
- the urtD gene encoding urea ABC transporter ATP-binding protein UrtD, translating into MSDDRLDGLSVRDVRVSFDGFTAVDGVSLEVPAGDIRFLIGPNGAGKTTLVDAITGLVRATGSVCFGEQELLGRPVHRISRLGIGRTFQTSAVFEELSVLQNLDIAAGARRSWAILARRRRGIPDEVAAALETIGLTGRADQLAGTLAHGQKQWLEIGMLLVQDARLLLLDEPVAGMSHEERDATGALLETVSRDRTVVVIEHDMDFLRRFARSVTVLHAGKVLSEGTVAQVQADPRVQEVYLGHPVDAGSVPSGLEA; encoded by the coding sequence GTGAGCGACGACCGGCTGGACGGGCTGTCCGTCCGTGACGTGCGGGTCAGCTTCGACGGCTTCACCGCCGTCGACGGCGTCTCGCTGGAGGTGCCCGCCGGTGACATCCGGTTCCTGATCGGGCCGAACGGCGCCGGCAAGACCACCCTCGTCGACGCGATCACCGGTCTGGTGCGGGCCACCGGTTCGGTGTGCTTCGGCGAACAAGAACTGCTGGGTCGCCCGGTGCACCGGATCAGCCGGCTCGGCATCGGCCGGACGTTCCAGACGTCGGCGGTCTTCGAGGAGCTGTCGGTGCTGCAGAACCTGGACATCGCCGCGGGCGCCCGCCGGAGCTGGGCCATCCTGGCCCGGCGCCGGCGGGGGATCCCCGACGAGGTGGCCGCCGCGCTGGAGACCATCGGGCTCACCGGCCGGGCCGACCAGTTGGCCGGCACCCTCGCGCACGGCCAGAAGCAGTGGCTGGAGATCGGCATGCTGCTGGTGCAGGACGCGCGGCTGCTGCTGCTCGACGAGCCGGTCGCCGGGATGAGCCACGAGGAGCGCGACGCCACGGGCGCCCTGCTGGAGACGGTGAGCCGGGACCGCACGGTGGTGGTGATCGAGCACGACATGGACTTCCTGCGTCGCTTCGCGCGCAGCGTCACCGTGCTGCACGCGGGGAAGGTCCTCAGCGAGGGCACCGTGGCGCAGGTCCAGGCGGACCCGCGCGTGCAGGAGGTCTACCTCGGCCACCCGGTCGACGCCGGGTCGGTCCCCAGCGGTCTGGAGGCATGA
- the urtE gene encoding urea ABC transporter ATP-binding subunit UrtE: protein MMLTLRGVHAGYGRSRVLHGVDLAVPPDGVAAVLGHNGAGKSTLLRVAAGLLRPAAGTVELDGEDVTRLAPHERVARGMAYVPQGQQCFPHLTAAENLRLVADGRRDGAVATAEVLDLFPALRPLLRRRAGLLSGGQRQQLAIARALITRPRLLMLDEPTEGIQPSVVAEIQERIVELTRQSGFSVLLVEQHLGFALRVANRYHVLESGRVTSHGDGGVTAEREVRAALAV from the coding sequence ATGATGCTGACCCTGCGTGGGGTGCACGCCGGATACGGGCGTTCCCGGGTGCTGCACGGCGTGGACCTCGCCGTCCCGCCCGACGGGGTGGCCGCGGTGCTCGGGCACAACGGCGCCGGCAAGAGCACACTGCTGCGTGTCGCGGCGGGCCTGCTGCGCCCGGCCGCCGGCACCGTCGAGCTGGACGGCGAGGACGTCACCCGTCTCGCGCCGCACGAGCGGGTGGCGCGCGGCATGGCGTACGTCCCGCAGGGCCAGCAGTGCTTCCCGCACCTGACGGCGGCGGAGAACCTGCGCCTCGTCGCCGACGGCCGGCGCGACGGCGCGGTGGCGACGGCGGAGGTGCTGGACCTGTTCCCGGCGCTGCGTCCGCTGCTGCGGCGGCGGGCCGGGCTGCTCTCCGGTGGTCAGCGTCAGCAACTCGCCATCGCCCGCGCGTTGATCACCCGGCCGCGGCTGCTCATGCTCGACGAGCCGACCGAGGGCATCCAGCCGTCGGTGGTCGCCGAGATCCAGGAGCGGATCGTCGAGCTGACCCGGCAGTCCGGCTTCAGCGTGCTGCTCGTCGAGCAGCACCTCGGGTTCGCGCTGCGGGTGGCGAACCGCTACCACGTCCTCGAATCCGGCCGGGTCACCTCGCACGGCGACGGGGGAGTGACGGCGGAGCGGGAGGTACGCGCGGCCCTCGCGGTCTGA